The proteins below are encoded in one region of Apostichopus japonicus isolate 1M-3 chromosome 4, ASM3797524v1, whole genome shotgun sequence:
- the LOC139966772 gene encoding carbonic anhydrase 14-like, with amino-acid sequence MEKTMAFLLRALLLLQSVDFLIAMILSKSQPVDFLTGAFETSEGYIAHEWNYKKTKGPDTWPALYPECAGANQSPVAIVTSQAVTSPDLGPVELLGYRNKRLTMQAFNNGHTVKFKFTADTPTKRPVRFRSYRQKQPVDAYELAEIHLHWGQTEFEGSEHSLDGQYYPAEIHFVHKLTRLTLDEALKTPKGLAVLGAFFIIGQGDNPAYEPIISSLGNIQYKNETTTMKFTKTLRSLLPHDVTQFFRYDGSLTTPTCNEVVVWTVFRNPIWISARQMDAFRGVMKSYRGEPPSPIQTNYRPVQLINTRQILKYGIYH; translated from the exons atGGAGAAAACCATGGCCTTTCTTTTACGTGCATTATTACTTTTACAAAGCGTGGATTTTCTGATTGCGATGATCCTATCCAAGAGCCAACCGGTTGACTTCTTGACAG GTGCATTTGAAACCAGTGAGGGATATATTGCCCACGAGTGGAATTACAAGAAAACTAAAG GCCCTGACACGTGGCCAGCATTATATCCAGAGTGTGCGGGAGCCAACCAATCACCAGTCGCCATCGTAACCTCTCAAGCCGTTACAAGTCCAGATTTAGGACCCGTTGAACTGTTAGGTTACAGAAACAAGAGGCTGACGATGCAAGCATTTAATAATGGCCATACGG ttAAATTCAAGTTCACAGCGGATACCCCTACGAAACGACCAGTCAGATTTAGAAGTTATCGCCAAAAACAGCCAGTCGACGCGTACGAATTGGCAGAAATTCACCTTCACTGGGGGCAGACCGAGTTTGAGGGATCTGAACATTCTTTAGACGGGCAATACTATCCCGCAGAG ATTCATTTTGTTCATAAGTTAACAAGATTAACATTGGATGAAGCACTAAAGACACCTAAAGGGTTAGCTGTCCTGGGTGCATTTTTCATCATTGGCCAAGGGGATAATCCAGCTTACGAACCCATAATCTCATCATTAGGCAATATTCAGTACAAGA ATGAAACCACAACTATGAAATTTACTAAAACTTTGCGAAGTTTATTACCTCATGATGTAACGCAATTCTTCCGCTATGATGGCTCGTTGACCACACCTACATGTAATGAAGTCGTCGTTTGGACCGTTTTTAGAAACCCGATCTGGATTTCTGCAAGACAG ATGGATGCCTTCCGAGGTGTGATGAAGAGTTATAGGGGTGAACCGCCATCTCCGATTCAAACTAATTACCGACCTGTACAACTTATTAATACTCGACAAATTTTAAAATACGGCATTTATCACTAA